The Chaetodon auriga isolate fChaAug3 chromosome 4, fChaAug3.hap1, whole genome shotgun sequence region CCAGAAGGTCTTTGGCTCTGTTTCCCATCCATTTGAACCCCGTTAGCGTTTCCTGTTCAAACAGTGGTGACAGTAATGGTGAAGTGTGGTTTGACATGTTAATTCCAGAAACATCTTCTCCATAATCAAATGCTCTTAAATGATCACTGATACCCATTAGCCATGTTCTCGCCACACGTTCTTtaaaaggtccagtgtgcaggatttagaaACATGGCGTTGCAAAAGGCAGACAACCTGCTCcttctgtagatataaagggTTCATTCTCAGGTAATGAAAAAACTActctcattttcaggtgattatattATAGCACATTTCTGCCAACAAATCCCCATAAAtgctacacactggacctttaaattaaaattactGAAAGCGTTTTACGAGCCTTTATCGCAAATTGTCGTCGTAGCAGACAACGTTCTGATGCACGAGGACGTAAAATCCAGGAGGAAATCATTTCTGATCAGTTTATATCTgcttctttaaaaaacaaaacaaacaaaaaaatcattaaaaaaagagaaaaaagagcacAGTGAGCCTGATATATTCAGCCGCCGATCATGCACATGTGAGTTTTAATGTTGctcattttgtatgttttgtgttttgtgctttgctgCTTCCAAGTTTCACATTAGCAACAAATTACAGTCTTGTACGTGACTGTCAGACTGTGTTACCTCAAAGTGGAAACCTTCCTTGAGAGCGATGGCGCGCAGTATCTTGGATGAGACGGTGCTCGACAGCATGTAGAGGCCTTTCACAGCCGCAGCGTCGGAGTTTTGCTGGTTCCAGCAGCGGAACATCCACCAGCCAAGCAGCGCTCCCAACTCATTACCGCTGAACACTCGCCACTGACCACTgacacgcacgcatacacacagagagagaggttaCGGAAGTGCAGCCATGCAAACAAACATAACCTTACCAGTCTGTGAAGTTCAAAGCTTTTCCACCGGCATCATAATATGTTCTAATCAGGGCTGTCGCTAAGTTTTTTACTGGTTCTCCAAGTGTTAAGGAAGATTCGGATATTTTTGGACTCAACATATGTACAACATGTCTGTTTCTGGctaaatcaaaatcaaatccaACTTCAATAAAAAGGagatttttaatttaaagttaaattagttgattattttaaattaaatttcaaATTACTGTGTATTCTTGGCACTGTGGGAAAAGGCTTTAACAGCATTTAGACACTGATGATGTGGGAGACTCACAGAACATACAACTGAACAGTTAGATGGAAATAAATGTggaaaattaatatttaaacattttttctttggTGGTTAGTTTGTAAAGAGATGGTTTCATTGGAGGAGGTTTGAACTCAGTATTTCTAAATTCCTGGCTGCTGCCCTGACTCCAATTTATTCTCCCTACCCAACTTTCCGTAAACAAGCCTCATCAACTCAGACAGACATTTACGACATTTCCCAAATCTAAAAACTCTTTGCCACGAGCGTGTCAGATTCTTGCACTCTGGTTGCAGCATGACGTGACACGGCACATAAGCGCTGGCTAATTTTCAGTTCAACAGTGTCAACACGTTAAAGGGAATTAACACTGTATTCCTCATGCAACATCAAAACCACAACCgttatacacacaaacacagacctctgctgcttctcagcAACAGCCAGGCGGTCAGCATCAGGGTCGTTCGCCAACACAACAGTGGCCCCCTCCCTGTCTGCCAGTGCAAACGACAGtgtctgcaaaacacacacacacacacatacatacattacaCCTTCAACCAAAACACAGTGTCTATACAGTCACGGCTGCATGTGATGTGACTGTTCAGAACATACCAGgactccctctccctcctcaggaTTGGGATATTTGACGGTGGGGAACTCGGGGTCTGGATCTTTCTGCTCCTCTACAGCATACGGAGGGTGAAGGTCAAAGGCCTTGAAAGCCGACTGGACAAACGCGTGGCCCACGCCGTGCACAGATGTATGCACGATTTTCACCTCTGAACTCTTGTTTATGTCCCTGTGGTGAAAAAAGCTCGagtcaaaacatttttgttctttgagttttcacgtgtgtgtgcgtgtgtgtcctaGTATAGCCTACGATGGCATCTCACGCATGCATGCAGGCATTTTAAATGGTATATGCTGCTCAACAAGTAGTTATCTCCGGAGCACCTGTGATGACAGTGTTTCTGGATGGCTTTGAAGTATTGTGTGTGGATGTCCTGGTAGGGGTCTTTGAGCAGGGGGCTCTTCAGGGCCTCCTCTGTGTTCCAGGACTCCGGCCAGGGCTCCAGGTTCTCCTCTATGGCCTTGGAGATACCTTTGTCATGAGGAGACACAATCTGGGCTCCGTTCTCCCAGTACACCTGCGACACAGAcaaagcagacagcagatagaaCAACGACTTAGGGCTGTGACTAACTACTGTTGTCTGTACCGACTAAtctgctcattgtttttcaATTTATTGATCAAAGAAAACCAGGAAAACTCTCAGATTTGAGAAGCCGGAAGCAAAAAGTTTGGAATTTTTGCCTGGAAAATGTCTCAATCAAAAATGAATCCGTTTTCAATGTACTTGGTGATtacttttctgttgatcaactatCGATTTATCAACCGACTGATAACAAGACGATCAGTGGGTCAGGCTGTGGAGCACTGTcagtttaaaatgtcaaatatgaatcacattacaaacaaacaaacaaatatgaaagtaagtaagtaaataaaagGAGTTACCTTGTAGCCATTGTCCTGTTTTGGGTTGTGGGAGGCAGTCACCATGATACCAGCACACAGACCCAGTTGGGAAACGGTGAAAGGCTgcagggaaaaggagagaaatatgtcatttttccagcacacTTAAAGATCACACTCGACCACGTATAATAAACACCATATTTCAAGCACACGATGTgataaagaaacacaacatgccGACAAATGTAAATAATCAGTCCTTGAGGAACAACATCACAGCTGTCATTTGCTTTATAGCAAGAGCCAAACAGTTCAATCTGGTTTTGCTCTTGAAACGGAGGCTGATTTCTAGTAATCAAGTGGAGCTGCTGAAAAATATCTACTGTTTATGTATGTAGATCTTTTTGGTCTATGAGCCAACATGAAGTAGAAACTGATTTACAAACTGTGTACGGTATCTGTCAGtgaaaaaaagaccaaaatgaaGCTTCATACTCAGGGTTTCCGAtattacacaaacaaaatgagcaaTGTAAAGTGAGAATGATGAAAGAGGCTAACTGTCACCCTGCCTGTCCTCAGACTGGATGTTTCAGTTTGCAGCTGTGCGTCTGAGGGTCATTCTGTGTTTATAACGACAGTCATACATAAAAAATGGGCAGAATGTATCACTAAGTACTTGCTGtcaagagaaaatgtttgtctgaGCTGCAATAAGAATATTTTGTATGATTTTAGGCTTAACGCAGTCTTGTGAATGGTGCCCCTTCATAAGTTTCAAAGGCAGTATAATCTGGTAAATTATATGTGTGTTATGCAACCGGTGGGATACGAAGGGGAAGTGTGTTTTTTGAATGGAATTTGCCCTTTAGCTTCTGTAAACTGTCCCACTGCTCCGACAGACAAACTGACCTGATCATTTCCTCAAAATATACActccaaaatgtaaaatagtAAGATGATAAGTAAATGATATGTTTTAAGGTATTATATTATGTGTGACCGTGACTGCAATGTCTCAAAAAAAACGCCCAAAACATCCAAACGAGGACGTTACAGAGGTTCAAGTGATTACCACGAAGGGTGTCGGGGTGATGTCAGAGAAGAGGTGGACAGGCACCCCTCGGCTTAtgaacacagctgcagccaggcTGGCGAAGCGCTTGCTGCCGCCCCCGCTGGCGGCGTGGGCCCGGGCGTCGTAACCAATCACAACCCCTCGCTCCTTAAGGTTCCCAAAACTCTCCTCCAGATAGCGACAGAAACCCTGTCAGGGGAAAAAGATTTggtgaaataagaaaaaaagttgGGGAAAAGGAAGCATTTAACGTGCAGTGGAGAGCAGCAAGAGGACGCTGTGAGGAAAGCAGCTGCGCGAGCTTCCCTTCAATGATGGGTAACAAGATGGTGGCACGTGAGCTGTGCAGTCGACCAGGAGGATCTTGACTGCTCAAACAGCAGAATCAATAATGAGTATGTCTGGCTTTGCATGAGACTTGATGCTTAATGTGCGGTTGCAGTTTATCCATTAACCAACCTGTGTGGTCTGGATGATAGTGAGGTCATTCATACAGGATACGCCGGGGCCCATGGCTGCTCTCAGACCTGCTGTACCAAACTCCATCCTGGAGGAGAAACATTTCTTCAGAGCCTCCACTGCTCCTTCTTTCACCAGCTCCTGCACCATTGACATGGTCTTGGGATTCtggggaagaaaaacactgcagtttacaGCTGAGACCTGATGAGAAAAGTCAGTATAATTTTGTTTAGTTTATGTCTTAAAAAAAGCCAGTTTTTGTCTAATTTTTGTGGATTGGTTTGTTTTGGTTCCTTGTGATGCAGGTGCTCTAAAAACTAGGTGCAGCTAATGGTTAATGTGCCAGCTGTTTTACTGATGACTTGTTGGTAAATAAATCataagaaaacagtaaaaactgcaAGATGTTAAGATGTTTTAAATTGTCCACCAACGACTGCAGCTAAAAATAATCAGCTGGCTGGTTAGTAGTGACACACTTACAGAAATGTTTACTTAAACCCGTCGTCCTTGagtaaatgaaattaaaatagtCTGCACTTAATTCTCTGTCAGTCGACTCACTGATCAGGTTCTTCTGCTCAAATTCAGATTATGTGAAGAATTAAGTGTCCATTTATTAAGTAAAGCTTCAATAAAGAATTAATCTGGTTACAAATGGCAAATATAAATACAGCAATTGGCTCCTTATGCTTCCAATTCCAATGCACCGCTGAGCAAGCTGCACTAATTCAATTATTGTAAGACTAATAAGCTAGGGTCCTTTTCCAGTGTGACCTGATTCGCGACGTCCCACGTCTCTTTAAGCCATGAATGACTCTGTGTTGGTCAGACAGCCGGATGAACATAGCATGAATGCACATCTGTGTCCGTGCTCTTTAAAATCGTGTGTGACCCGAGCCTTCTCCAAATACTCATGACCAGTGTATCAGGCTGCATGGAGGAAGTCATTTGTCCTTTTGATGAGGACagtggggagggagaggggatgTGGCATGAAGCTTTCATATTTGATTCATGTATTTGAAGTACAAAGTATTAGGACTTTCCTCCATGCTAACCacataattattcatttatttgaaaacattttcccaggTAGTTTCCAGGAAATATCTGTGTAATTTGGAAATAACTAAAGGCAACTTTCCATGAAGAGCTGCACCATTTTAAAGCAAttatacattcattcattatcttGTATTATTAGAGACTTTATTCTCTGCATATGCATACTGACTAAAAGACTTTCTAGGCTAAGCTAAAAACTAATTCACATTAATTATTGGATTGGAAAGGGGCCTATTATGCACTCTCTATATTACCATCATATTACATAGTCCATTCCAGGATGCgatcattttaaatattgaGAAATGACAGTGCTGTAACCTAAAACAATAACACAGACCAAAAAAAGTTCTGTAGTTATACCATTTCACGTACACAGCATCTGACGCCACATCAGTAACAGTAACTTAACTATTACCAACTATCCTTCCTCGTCGCCGTACTGTTAAAAACAAGCCTACATCATTGCTACCTACTGTGATATTCGCATGGCATCTTAATAATCCCTGGAAGTCATGGTTTGATTTGAAACTGAGTCACTTCAATAACGGGGAGTAACATTTGGCTGACAAGCTGCAGGACAGCCACAGTAAGCTATTAGCTTGCTAGCTGTCACCTTACCTTGTCATACTGCAGCCATTGCCTGATAGCCTGGTCCAGCTTGGCGTCACCAGTTGAGGACAACCCGTTTTCCATTTCCCTTCTTTACCCGAGTCAAAACACTGTTCGGCTCAATAACTATGGTCAGACCAGCTGAGTACGCTCACCCGGAAGTCTTGTCCGGCACGACACAGAAAATGCAACGCTGTATGCGACCAAGTGGCTGTCCACGACGCGAGGCGGAGCGACGTAATGCGTCACGAGTGTTTCACGTGTTGCCTTCACGGATCTCCGCAAAAGCGGTAATTACCAAGTGACCACTCCACTGACCGTTTCAACAAGTGGCAAAGGCAACTGGGAGAGTGGAGGTGCTTTTACTGTACTTTTTATGCTACTTAATACTTCGATGACATTTCAGAGTTAAACATTGCAGTAGTTTGTAGTAACTATTTTAGATTATGTCATTTTATGAAATAAATTGTAAAAGTTTTTACTCCTCAAAAGTATACTTGGCAGCTGCACCTTCAAAAATTCTTCTTACTGCAATGCATCAGTAACAATGTTCCATTATTATATCATAGTATTACCCTGGAAAAGGGGTTGTACTATTTgaatttttaaaagaaaaataaataaatttattAAATGTTGCTGATAATGCTATTGTACTTTTACATAGGTAAAGTTTTGGATGTAGGACTTTTGCTTGTATACATTTACTTGGGTAAAATATGAGTACTTCTAAGTGACAAAAGTTTTAGGCAGTGGAAAGTATGTAACAGAGAATAAGTCAACATATAGTTAGCTGTGTTGTCACCCTAAtgcatgttcagtgtttttataatATACTCATTGCCCATTGTCATATGTTTATGTgcacagatgaacacagatgAAGGAACCACTTATCAGCCAGGGACAGTCCAAGCAGTCCCCAATTTTCTGCATTCAGATTTTCTGCATCTTGCTTGGTACAATTTCAGTCAATTCACATATTAATGAGGTTATGTATATCAACAGTGTAGCTCCCTTGTGATAGAATCACCACCTTTTTTTCTCAGCTCTAATTAGAGTGAAAGCAGTGATTGTCAATAATACTGCCAGATCTTTGTGGATGACACACTTACAAGATGACTGATATTCCCATAGTTTATGGTCATCTGgaggaaataaagacatttgGGAACTGGAACCAAATAATTTTAATGAATCATCTTTGCAGTCTGAAATTACACAAATGACTATGGAACTGCTTAAAGTCACTGAATAAACCAGTGTGAACAGGTGCTGGATGAAGCAGACACAGGCCCAGAGACTTATGGTAACCAGTATTCATCCTATCAAGGAACCGTCTTTCATGTTGTGTTATTAGGGTTTCATCATGTTATAACCATGAGAAATAAGACCATGTACAACTGCATTTAAATAGGAAATGGTTAAGAGTTAATACTGTCAGGGCTGAATGTTAGTGTGTTCTATCCAGATCACAGAAGAGCTGGTGAGGGGACCATCTGTAGATTTACATCAAACATGTGAAATAGATTTCCAGTATGTTCATACATCTTGATGATTTACAAAGTCATGAGTGTTATAGAAAAAAGGCATCCCTTCAGTTTTAAGTGAAAAAAGGACCATTTCCAAGAGTTTCTTAAAAACTCTCCATCCTTTGATTCTAACTGCAAAAAGCAGCGACAACTTTGAAACTGTGTTCAGAGCAGAGGCACTAAGAAGTGATCTTCCTGTTCTTCAAAGAGCAGAGTCTGGTTTTAATTCAATAAAGCAATTCAGTTCAATAGCACTGACATTAATCGTCCCATTTCAACTATTTACTGAGAAACACTGTAGGTTGAAACACCCAGATTATTTGTACTGTCCATCTCAAGTTATAATAACAGCAACTTCAATGTGAAAACACCTTGAAGTGATACTACAGCTTGAGTCTGGGATGTAATTATCACACTGACCACAGGGTTAACCTGAAAAAGCAGCCCAGATTGCAGCatcaaacatttttcacagcaaacatttgaCTTGTCACAGAGGGAAAAGCACAGGCGGAACTAGTCCATCTTAAAACAGGAGTCAGGTGCCCATATGAACAATAAAACAGATGTGCAAAAATGTATTCAGAAGTTTATCCGAAGTTAATATGAGGCCTCAGGAGTCTGAGTTAGAGAGTTACTGTCTTTTTACCACAAAAGTCCCTCCTTTTGTTTCcctgttgtgctgcagtggaAGGACCGTAACAAAAAGCCGAAGCCTCATACACAGACTGAATGCTGTCCCCCATCATTAACACTGAAAGTGCATTAAGAACTGATCTCTGCATGTCCACGATAAACAGGAGGAATGATCCATGTTCCAATCTTCCTATAGCCTACTGTTTGAAGGCAGACATGAACAATTGTGAACCTATCctcaagtgtcccagtaagcctTGACAATGAGACACCGAGCTAGCGTGAACACCAGCAGGACCCTGAAACTTAAGCAGCTAGATTCAACAGtccttcattttattattttcacccttcctactgtgacatgtcaaaaccGCTGACTGTATATGTAAAGATGGATGACATGACAGCTCCCCATGAGTGAAGCCAAATTCTTCTTatcgccccctggtggctgggTACAGCATAGGTCATAAACCCCGTTCCCTACAGGTGCAGGTCATGGTCAAAACgtcctctgtgaaaaaggcctatgATTCCTTGAAGCAGCACTGGAGACTTCCAACTGTTTTGAGTCTACAAGATTTCTGACATGTCATTAAACATCATTAAATGTCATGATTGTACTATAGTTTCTGTTCAGAGATCAGAGCCCTGACAGATCCTGACACCTCACACAAACTGATGTTATCTGCGGCGTTTCCTTTGTTTGATGATGAACAGGTTCTCGTCCATTGGGTACATCTGTGCATCACGGTATTTGTTAGCAATCCTCTGGCCtcgattcttcttcttcctctttgcctTCTCCAGCTTTGTCTGCGACTCCTGCATCTCTCCACTCACAGTCCAGCAGCGATGATCCGGTCTGCTGTATCTGTGACGTTCCGGTGGCACTGAAGGAACCTGCTTcgttttcctcttcctcctcttcttcgtcgTCTCCATGTTCTCCCCTTTGACTCCGCCTCTGGGAAAGTCATCTGCTTCATCCAAAATGAGTTTAGGTGGTGGGTCTCTTGAGGTGGGCACTGGTCTTTTGGGTTTCCAACCCTTCACGTTGCTGGTGCTTTcctgttgtttgtatttattgttctTGTTCGTTTTAGGTGCCGGGGCCCCAAAGTCATAGCCGTCGTTAAAGAAAATGTGGCTTGGGCTGGGCTTGTGGTTGTTAGAGCTTTGGTGAGGTGTACGGTTAGGCTGGTAGTTGTTTTTGTGATGGCTgactttctgtttcttctttggTGGTCCGGGGGTGAGGGGGGTCTGAGAACCGGCAGGTAAAAAGCCATTTTTCTTCAGTTCTGTggaatatgcaaaaaaaaagagtttaagTGACTCATGTGATCTTTTGCTCTCATGCAGGGATGTTACCACAGCACAGTGAGCAACAAGAGGTAAAGTCAGGTTAGACAAAAACTTCTTCTGATACATCTCTGCAAATAGCTTCATCAAACACAATAACACCACAGGAGTGTCAACCATACTCCTGGTGAACAAAggtttcatttctttgttgaaATGCCTGCTCTCTGCTTCGTATATCTGCTTCGTACACTtccatttgtttcttttgtttgtttcaggagGGGCTCGATGctcaggttgggaaccactgtaCTGAAATACCTAAAGCATATAAAGAGgtaaaactagctccacctcaaaCAGCTAAACAGCAAACGCTGCAGaacaaatacttttacttttgatactttagggcattttattgataataaataaatgttgcaGTTTCACTTGTAACGTAGTATTTACATTAATGTGTTGTAAACTGCCCTGAACAAACACATCAGCTTTGTATAGTGGTAGAAGGCCACAGCTAAGAGAGAAGTGATGACTGCAGTCATaagagagaagagcagatggttgtctgcatgtgtctcagtgtgtgacTCACCTTTAACCTTCAGTTTTATCCTGTGCTGTCTGCGCTTg contains the following coding sequences:
- the pgm2 gene encoding phosphopentomutase, yielding MENGLSSTGDAKLDQAIRQWLQYDKNPKTMSMVQELVKEGAVEALKKCFSSRMEFGTAGLRAAMGPGVSCMNDLTIIQTTQGFCRYLEESFGNLKERGVVIGYDARAHAASGGGSKRFASLAAAVFISRGVPVHLFSDITPTPFVPFTVSQLGLCAGIMVTASHNPKQDNGYKVYWENGAQIVSPHDKGISKAIEENLEPWPESWNTEEALKSPLLKDPYQDIHTQYFKAIQKHCHHRDINKSSEVKIVHTSVHGVGHAFVQSAFKAFDLHPPYAVEEQKDPDPEFPTVKYPNPEEGEGVLTLSFALADREGATVVLANDPDADRLAVAEKQQSGQWRVFSGNELGALLGWWMFRCWNQQNSDAAAVKGLYMLSSTVSSKILRAIALKEGFHFEETLTGFKWMGNRAKDLLDQGKTVLFAFEEAIGYMCSPSVLDKDGVSAAAIAGEMISYLDMKKTSLSQQLTAVYEEYGYHISKNSYFICHDQNVIRSLFERLRNYSGQKDSYPTECGRFSISAIRDLTTGYDSNQPDNKAVLPTSSSSQMITFTFSNGGVATMRTSGTEPKIKYYTELCAAPGNSDVTQLKKELDDLVDAIVENFFEPDKNKLQLKAE